A DNA window from Arachis duranensis cultivar V14167 chromosome 3, aradu.V14167.gnm2.J7QH, whole genome shotgun sequence contains the following coding sequences:
- the LOC107480211 gene encoding protein CHROMATIN REMODELING 24 isoform X2 — protein sequence MERSVSRTHKKPMSLNDSHYRFLQDLSAHPKSKPSPSPSASEKEHDETPIQSDDHTIPRFSAITDFDSPIGPDSEEKPSSIEVKPPRSSPKEISQASLGTTRNDEKKTKLKLQGRRRLCKVATSDDCDKEAAVDESRFDELIELDSPLPAPKNVIQIDDSVGKNDIRDILNELNSKFELLSVERKRETKQVKPIEGSSALFRGKETYEDDEVVEFGSAGSSFSPQQDPSNDQSQGAKYAVGDAGIEYVEDDDSPAKFAGGDGGIEYVQDDDSDDSVEELVNFEPKGDGSITLPGPKYTFKLPSKIAKMLYPHQRDGLKWLWSLHCLGKGGILGDDMGLGKTMQMCGYLAGLFHSRIIKRALIVAPKTLLPHWIKELSAVGLSEKTREYFGTNTKAREYELQYILQDKGVLLTTYDIVRNNSKSLRGSYHFDDEDNEDGATWDYMILDEGHLIKNPSTQRAKSLLEIPCSHRIIISGTPLQNNLKELWALFNFCCPELLGDNKWFKEKFEVPILRGNDKHATDRDKRVGSAIAKDLRDRIQPYFLRRLKSEVFNQDDDKTTAKLSKKEEIIVWLRLTSIQRHLYEAFLKSEIVLSAFDGSPLAALTILKKICDHPLLLTKRAAEDVLEGMDSMLKPEEVNVAEKLAMHIADVTDTDRFKNEHGHDVSCKISFIMSLLDNLIPEGHSVLIFSQTRKMLNIIQECLASKGYDFLRIDGTTKACDRLRIVNEFQAGASAPIFLLTSQVGGLGLTLTRADRVIVVDPAWNPSTDNQSVDRAYRIGQKKDVLVYRLMTCGTVEEKIYRKQVYKGGLFRTATEQKEQTRYFSQQDLRELFSLPREGFDVSVTQRQLDEEHDGQHTVNDTFKAHIEFLSSQGIAGVSHHSLLFSKTGPVQAAPEDDDMTRRNQGTRYIGTSVSSSSNDRMADGAEFAFKPKDLDRSKKGFSPSSDGKMTESEIKDRIKRLSQTLSNTAMISRLPDKGAKLQKRLTELNSELARLGMEERTGADLDDFTSEFQRVLNV from the exons ATGGAAAGGAGCGTTAGCAGAACCCACAAGAAGCCGATGAGCCTTAACGACTCTCATTATCGCTTCCTTCAAGACCTCTCCGCTCATCCTAAATCCAAaccctctccctctccctctgcCTCCg AGAAGGAGCACGATGAAACTCCCATTCAATCAGATGATCATACTATTCCCCGATTCTCTGCTATCACCGACTTCGATTCTCCTATCG GGCCTGACTCGGAGGAGAAACCCTCTTCCATCGAGGTCAAACCTCCGCGCTCTTCTCCGAAGGAAATTTCACAGGCTTCATTGGGGACAACGCGTA ATGACGAGAAGAAGACCAAGCTGAAGTTGCAGGGTCGTCGCCGCCTCTGCAAAGTTGCGACTTCAGACGATTGTGATAAGGAGGCAGCGGTTGATGAATCCAGGTTCGATGAGCTCATCGAGCTTGATTCGCCACTTCCGGCACCCAAAAACGTGATCCAGATTGACGATAGTGTCGGTAAGAACGACATTAGGGATATTTTGAATGAGTTGAATTCAAAGTTCGAGTTGCTGTCAGTTGAGAGGAAGCGAGAGACGAAGCAGGTGAAACCGATTGAGGGTTCTTCAGCTTTGTTTAGAGGAAAGGAAACTTATGAGGATGATGAGGTCGTAGAGTTCGGGAGTGCGGGGTCTTCATTCTCTCCACAGCAGGATCCGAGTAACGACCAGTCACAGGGTGCCAAGTATGCTGTTGGTGATGCCGGAATTGAGTATGTGGAAGATGATGACTCTCCTGCCAAGTTTGCTGGTGGTGATGGTGGAATTGAGTATGTGCAAGATGATGACTCAGATGATTCTGTTGAAGAATTGGTTAATTTTGAGCCAAAGGGTGATGGCTCCATCACTCTGCCAGGCCCCAAATATACTTTTAAGTTGCCCTCTAAAATTGCGAAAATGTTGTATCCACATCAGAGGGATGGATTGAAGTGGCTCTGGTCTTTGCATTGTTTGGGTAAAGGTGGAATCTTGGGAGATGACATGGGTTTGGGGAAAACAATGCAG ATGTGTGGCTATCTTGCTGGACTCTTTCATTCTCGAATTATTAAAAGGGCATTGATTGTGGCCCCAAAAACCTTGTTGCCCCATTGGATCAAGGAATTATCCGCTGTTGGTCTTTCTGAAAAGACGAGAGA ATATTTTGGAACTAATACAAAAGCCAGAGAATATGAACTTCAGTACATACTTCAG GATAAAGGTGTTCTTCTAACAACATATGATATTGTCCGCAACAATTCTAAGTCCTTGCGAGGGAGTTATCATTTTGATGATGAGGACAATGAAGATGGTGCCACATGGGATTATATGATCCTTGATGAG GGGCACCTTATAAAGAACCCAAGCACACAGAGGGCTAAAAGTTTGCTTGAGATACCATGTAGCCACCGCATTATCATTAGTGGCACACCATTGCAAAATAATCTTAAG GAGTTGTGGGCTTTGTTCAATTTCTGCTGCCCTGAGTTACTTGGTGACAATAAATG GttcaaagaaaaatttgaagtaCCCATACTTCGTGGAAATGACAAACATGCTACGGACAGAGATAAGCGTGTAGGATCTGCTATAGCAAAG GACTTAAGAGATCGTATTCAACCTTACTTTTTGCGACGTTTGAAGAGTGAGGTTTTCAATCAAGATGATGACAAAACAACTGCAAAACTTTCCAAGAAAGAAGAGATTATTGTTTGGCTTCGATTGACTAGTATTCAG CGACATCTATATGAAGCATTTTTGAAGAGTGAGATTGTTCTCTCAGCATTTGATGGCTCGCCACTTGCTGCCCTTACg attttgaagaaaatatGTGATCATCCACTTCTGTTGACAAAGCGGGCAGCTGAGGATGTATTGGAAGGGATGGACTCAATGCTAAAGCCAGAAGAAGTTAATGTTGCTGAAAAATTGGCGATGCACATAGCAGATGTTACAGACACAGATAGGTTCAAAAATGAGCATGGTCATGATGTATCATGCAAAATTTCTTTCATCATGTCATTATTG GATAATCTGATCCCAGAAGGGCATAGTGTCCTTATCTTTTCTCAGACTCGCAAAATGCTTAACATTATTCAG GAATGCCTAGCATCCAAAGGTTATGACTTTCTACGGATTGATGGAACAACAAAAGCCTGTGACAGATTAAGGATTGTTAAT GAATTCCAAGCAGGTGCAAGTGCCCCTATATTTCTGTTGACATCTCAAGTAGGTGGTTTAGGACTCACACTCACAAGAGCAGATcgtgttattgttgttgatcCTGCTTGGAACCCAAG TACGGATAACCAAAGTGTCGACCGTGCATATCGTATTGGTCAAAAGAAAGATGTTCTTGTTTATAGACTGATGACATGTGGAACTGTTGAAGAAAAGATCTATAGGAAGCAG GTATATAAAGGAGGATTATTCAGAACTGCTACTGAACAAAAAGAACAAACTCGCTACTTTAGTCAGCAG GATCTTAGGGAGCTTTTCAGCCTTCCAAGAGAGGGGTTTGATGTATCTGTTACCCAACGACAATTGGATGAGGAGCATGATGGTCAACATACAGT GAATGACACTTTTAAAGCACATATAGAATTCCTGAGTAGTCAAGGTATAGCAGGAGTTAGCCACCATAGTTTACTCTTTTCCAAAACAGGACCAGTTCAAGCTGCTCCTGAAGATGATGATATGACGAG GAGGAATCAAGGGACTAGATATATTGGTACTTCAGTATCGTCTTCTTCAAATGACCGAATGGCTGATGG AGCTGAGTTTGCCTTTAAACCCAAGGATTTAGATCGAAGCAAAAAGGGTTTTTCCCCTAGCAGCGATGGTAAAATGACAGAGTCGGAAATCAAAGATAGAATTAAGCGGCTCTCTCAAACTCTGTCAAATACG GCGATGATTTCTAGATTACCGGATAAGGGGGCGAAACTACAGAAAAGGTTGACGGAGCTGAATTCGGAGCTTGCCAGATTAGGGATGGAAGAAAGAACTGGTGCTGATCTGGATGATTTCACCAGTGAGTTTCAAAGAGTGTTGAATGTATAG
- the LOC107480170 gene encoding uncharacterized protein LOC107480170, with translation MPGDSDPDSGRAFIWLITCILFISILAGGGCLLAYIVLPESQTSPLIPILGVTLVCLPWAFWFLTCLYRIFSRWCCGDRDVPANYNYGGRGFAASASNTRRNADLEVASQSGKGSHLNRASSVASNESEAALASSMAS, from the coding sequence ATGCCTGGAGATTCTGATCCTGATTCCGGGCGCGCATTCATATGGCTCATCACTTGCATTTTATTCATCTCAATATTGGCAggaggaggatgccttttggcctACATAGTCCTTCCTGAGTCGCAAACATCGCCGTTGATTCCCATACTTGGGGTGACATTGGTGTGTCTACCATGGGCCTTTTGGTTCTTGACATGCTTATACAGAATCTTCTCAAGGTGGTGTTGTGGAGATAGAGATGTCCCTGCTAATTATAATTATGGCGGACGAGGATTCGCTGCTTCTGCCTCAAATACGCGTAGGAATGCAGACTTGGAGGTTGCATCTCAATCAGGCAAAGGTAGCCACTTGAATAGGGCATCCTCTGTTGCTTCAAATGAGAGTGAAGCTGCACTTGCAAGTTCAATGGCCTCTTGA
- the LOC107480169 gene encoding uncharacterized protein LOC107480169: MEVEHKAFWAVKECNMNFEEAGAERKLQLAELENLRLEAYNNSRRYKEKMKAVHDKHIKRREFRLGELVLLYNSRLRLMPGKLRSRQEGPYREKVEPYGVFHLRHPSSSKFIKVNRHRLKLYHGEKMKDHKEFEVYLLENPPTDAK, from the coding sequence ATGGAGGTGGAACACAAGGCTTTCTGGGCTGTGAAGGAGTGCAACATGAACTTTGAGGAAGCTGGTGCTGAAAGAAAGCTGCAACTAGCAGAACTAGAGAACCTTCGTCTAGAAGCATATAACAACTCTAGGCGAtacaaagaaaagatgaaggctGTCCATGACAAGCACATAAAAAGGAGAGAATTCAGACTAGGGGAGTTAGTTCTTCTATATAACTCtagactgaggctcatgccaggtaAACTGAGATCAAGACaggaaggtccatacagagaAAAGGTAGAGCCATACGGAGTTTTTCACCTGCGTCATCCTTCCAGCTCCAAATTCATCAAGGTCAATAGACATCGCCTAAAGCTTtatcatggtgagaagatgaagGATCACAAAGAATTCGAGGTCTACCTCTTAGAAAACCCACCAACAGATGCAAAATGA
- the LOC107480211 gene encoding protein CHROMATIN REMODELING 24 isoform X1 codes for MERSVSRTHKKPMSLNDSHYRFLQDLSAHPKSKPSPSPSASEEKEHDETPIQSDDHTIPRFSAITDFDSPIGPDSEEKPSSIEVKPPRSSPKEISQASLGTTRNDEKKTKLKLQGRRRLCKVATSDDCDKEAAVDESRFDELIELDSPLPAPKNVIQIDDSVGKNDIRDILNELNSKFELLSVERKRETKQVKPIEGSSALFRGKETYEDDEVVEFGSAGSSFSPQQDPSNDQSQGAKYAVGDAGIEYVEDDDSPAKFAGGDGGIEYVQDDDSDDSVEELVNFEPKGDGSITLPGPKYTFKLPSKIAKMLYPHQRDGLKWLWSLHCLGKGGILGDDMGLGKTMQMCGYLAGLFHSRIIKRALIVAPKTLLPHWIKELSAVGLSEKTREYFGTNTKAREYELQYILQDKGVLLTTYDIVRNNSKSLRGSYHFDDEDNEDGATWDYMILDEGHLIKNPSTQRAKSLLEIPCSHRIIISGTPLQNNLKELWALFNFCCPELLGDNKWFKEKFEVPILRGNDKHATDRDKRVGSAIAKDLRDRIQPYFLRRLKSEVFNQDDDKTTAKLSKKEEIIVWLRLTSIQRHLYEAFLKSEIVLSAFDGSPLAALTILKKICDHPLLLTKRAAEDVLEGMDSMLKPEEVNVAEKLAMHIADVTDTDRFKNEHGHDVSCKISFIMSLLDNLIPEGHSVLIFSQTRKMLNIIQECLASKGYDFLRIDGTTKACDRLRIVNEFQAGASAPIFLLTSQVGGLGLTLTRADRVIVVDPAWNPSTDNQSVDRAYRIGQKKDVLVYRLMTCGTVEEKIYRKQVYKGGLFRTATEQKEQTRYFSQQDLRELFSLPREGFDVSVTQRQLDEEHDGQHTVNDTFKAHIEFLSSQGIAGVSHHSLLFSKTGPVQAAPEDDDMTRRNQGTRYIGTSVSSSSNDRMADGAEFAFKPKDLDRSKKGFSPSSDGKMTESEIKDRIKRLSQTLSNTAMISRLPDKGAKLQKRLTELNSELARLGMEERTGADLDDFTSEFQRVLNV; via the exons ATGGAAAGGAGCGTTAGCAGAACCCACAAGAAGCCGATGAGCCTTAACGACTCTCATTATCGCTTCCTTCAAGACCTCTCCGCTCATCCTAAATCCAAaccctctccctctccctctgcCTCCg AAGAGAAGGAGCACGATGAAACTCCCATTCAATCAGATGATCATACTATTCCCCGATTCTCTGCTATCACCGACTTCGATTCTCCTATCG GGCCTGACTCGGAGGAGAAACCCTCTTCCATCGAGGTCAAACCTCCGCGCTCTTCTCCGAAGGAAATTTCACAGGCTTCATTGGGGACAACGCGTA ATGACGAGAAGAAGACCAAGCTGAAGTTGCAGGGTCGTCGCCGCCTCTGCAAAGTTGCGACTTCAGACGATTGTGATAAGGAGGCAGCGGTTGATGAATCCAGGTTCGATGAGCTCATCGAGCTTGATTCGCCACTTCCGGCACCCAAAAACGTGATCCAGATTGACGATAGTGTCGGTAAGAACGACATTAGGGATATTTTGAATGAGTTGAATTCAAAGTTCGAGTTGCTGTCAGTTGAGAGGAAGCGAGAGACGAAGCAGGTGAAACCGATTGAGGGTTCTTCAGCTTTGTTTAGAGGAAAGGAAACTTATGAGGATGATGAGGTCGTAGAGTTCGGGAGTGCGGGGTCTTCATTCTCTCCACAGCAGGATCCGAGTAACGACCAGTCACAGGGTGCCAAGTATGCTGTTGGTGATGCCGGAATTGAGTATGTGGAAGATGATGACTCTCCTGCCAAGTTTGCTGGTGGTGATGGTGGAATTGAGTATGTGCAAGATGATGACTCAGATGATTCTGTTGAAGAATTGGTTAATTTTGAGCCAAAGGGTGATGGCTCCATCACTCTGCCAGGCCCCAAATATACTTTTAAGTTGCCCTCTAAAATTGCGAAAATGTTGTATCCACATCAGAGGGATGGATTGAAGTGGCTCTGGTCTTTGCATTGTTTGGGTAAAGGTGGAATCTTGGGAGATGACATGGGTTTGGGGAAAACAATGCAG ATGTGTGGCTATCTTGCTGGACTCTTTCATTCTCGAATTATTAAAAGGGCATTGATTGTGGCCCCAAAAACCTTGTTGCCCCATTGGATCAAGGAATTATCCGCTGTTGGTCTTTCTGAAAAGACGAGAGA ATATTTTGGAACTAATACAAAAGCCAGAGAATATGAACTTCAGTACATACTTCAG GATAAAGGTGTTCTTCTAACAACATATGATATTGTCCGCAACAATTCTAAGTCCTTGCGAGGGAGTTATCATTTTGATGATGAGGACAATGAAGATGGTGCCACATGGGATTATATGATCCTTGATGAG GGGCACCTTATAAAGAACCCAAGCACACAGAGGGCTAAAAGTTTGCTTGAGATACCATGTAGCCACCGCATTATCATTAGTGGCACACCATTGCAAAATAATCTTAAG GAGTTGTGGGCTTTGTTCAATTTCTGCTGCCCTGAGTTACTTGGTGACAATAAATG GttcaaagaaaaatttgaagtaCCCATACTTCGTGGAAATGACAAACATGCTACGGACAGAGATAAGCGTGTAGGATCTGCTATAGCAAAG GACTTAAGAGATCGTATTCAACCTTACTTTTTGCGACGTTTGAAGAGTGAGGTTTTCAATCAAGATGATGACAAAACAACTGCAAAACTTTCCAAGAAAGAAGAGATTATTGTTTGGCTTCGATTGACTAGTATTCAG CGACATCTATATGAAGCATTTTTGAAGAGTGAGATTGTTCTCTCAGCATTTGATGGCTCGCCACTTGCTGCCCTTACg attttgaagaaaatatGTGATCATCCACTTCTGTTGACAAAGCGGGCAGCTGAGGATGTATTGGAAGGGATGGACTCAATGCTAAAGCCAGAAGAAGTTAATGTTGCTGAAAAATTGGCGATGCACATAGCAGATGTTACAGACACAGATAGGTTCAAAAATGAGCATGGTCATGATGTATCATGCAAAATTTCTTTCATCATGTCATTATTG GATAATCTGATCCCAGAAGGGCATAGTGTCCTTATCTTTTCTCAGACTCGCAAAATGCTTAACATTATTCAG GAATGCCTAGCATCCAAAGGTTATGACTTTCTACGGATTGATGGAACAACAAAAGCCTGTGACAGATTAAGGATTGTTAAT GAATTCCAAGCAGGTGCAAGTGCCCCTATATTTCTGTTGACATCTCAAGTAGGTGGTTTAGGACTCACACTCACAAGAGCAGATcgtgttattgttgttgatcCTGCTTGGAACCCAAG TACGGATAACCAAAGTGTCGACCGTGCATATCGTATTGGTCAAAAGAAAGATGTTCTTGTTTATAGACTGATGACATGTGGAACTGTTGAAGAAAAGATCTATAGGAAGCAG GTATATAAAGGAGGATTATTCAGAACTGCTACTGAACAAAAAGAACAAACTCGCTACTTTAGTCAGCAG GATCTTAGGGAGCTTTTCAGCCTTCCAAGAGAGGGGTTTGATGTATCTGTTACCCAACGACAATTGGATGAGGAGCATGATGGTCAACATACAGT GAATGACACTTTTAAAGCACATATAGAATTCCTGAGTAGTCAAGGTATAGCAGGAGTTAGCCACCATAGTTTACTCTTTTCCAAAACAGGACCAGTTCAAGCTGCTCCTGAAGATGATGATATGACGAG GAGGAATCAAGGGACTAGATATATTGGTACTTCAGTATCGTCTTCTTCAAATGACCGAATGGCTGATGG AGCTGAGTTTGCCTTTAAACCCAAGGATTTAGATCGAAGCAAAAAGGGTTTTTCCCCTAGCAGCGATGGTAAAATGACAGAGTCGGAAATCAAAGATAGAATTAAGCGGCTCTCTCAAACTCTGTCAAATACG GCGATGATTTCTAGATTACCGGATAAGGGGGCGAAACTACAGAAAAGGTTGACGGAGCTGAATTCGGAGCTTGCCAGATTAGGGATGGAAGAAAGAACTGGTGCTGATCTGGATGATTTCACCAGTGAGTTTCAAAGAGTGTTGAATGTATAG